One genomic window of Moorella glycerini includes the following:
- the hpt gene encoding hypoxanthine phosphoribosyltransferase has translation MQDDIAEALVSAAEIKKRVKEMGAAISRDYAGKDLLVVGILKGAIIFLADLVREITIPLQLDFMAVSSYGAGTTTSGAVRILKDLEVPVEDKHLLIVEDIVDTGLTLKYLLENLKARKPLSVRSCTILDKPERRLVDVHVDYSGFSIPDYFVVGYGLDYAQKYRHLPDICVLKPEVYARQK, from the coding sequence TTGCAAGATGATATTGCTGAAGCCCTGGTCAGCGCTGCTGAGATAAAAAAACGGGTTAAAGAAATGGGCGCGGCCATCAGCCGCGATTATGCCGGCAAGGACCTGCTGGTGGTGGGTATCCTCAAAGGGGCGATTATTTTCCTTGCCGACCTGGTGCGGGAGATTACCATTCCCCTACAGCTCGATTTTATGGCCGTTTCCAGTTACGGCGCCGGGACCACCACGTCGGGAGCAGTGCGCATCTTGAAGGACCTGGAAGTGCCGGTGGAAGATAAGCACCTCCTGATTGTGGAGGATATTGTTGATACCGGCCTGACCTTAAAATACCTGCTGGAAAATTTAAAAGCCCGCAAACCTTTAAGTGTGCGCTCCTGCACTATTCTGGACAAGCCCGAGCGGCGGCTGGTGGATGTCCATGTCGATTACAGCGGCTTTTCCATCCCGGATTATTTTGTTGTTGGTTACGGCCTTGATTATGCCCAGAAATACCGCCATTTGCCGGACATCTGCGTTTTAAAACCGGAGGTTTACGCCCGGCAGAAATGA
- a CDS encoding J domain-containing protein, with amino-acid sequence MSLSISTLEKRARQVLGVSPEAGARAIKKAYRRLARQYHPDCNPDDKLTIEKFMLVTEAYEYLLRHKLPGRNSLLVAGLTPESEEPGERYARWWMEHFREFF; translated from the coding sequence ATGTCCCTTAGCATCAGTACATTAGAAAAAAGGGCGCGCCAGGTCCTGGGGGTTAGTCCTGAGGCCGGCGCCCGGGCAATAAAAAAGGCCTACCGCCGCCTGGCCCGGCAGTACCACCCCGATTGTAACCCGGATGATAAGCTCACTATTGAAAAATTTATGCTCGTCACCGAGGCTTACGAGTATCTTTTGCGTCATAAACTCCCCGGGCGCAACTCCCTGCTGGTAGCCGGCCTTACCCCGGAAAGCGAGGAACCGGGTGAACGGTACGCTCGCTGGTGGATGGAGCATTTCCGGGAGTTTTTCTAA